In the genome of Podospora pseudocomata strain CBS 415.72m chromosome 7, whole genome shotgun sequence, the window TCGACGGGATCAGCCACCCTTACTACCCCCCCGACGCCACCGTCCCCTTTTACACAGCCAACACAACCCCCTTGCTCAcaatcctcctctcctttgCGGGTCTCATATCCCTCTTCGTTTTGATATGTCTCACCCTCTCAAGATATGCCAACCCCAAGCTTCAGCAGTCCGATCTAGCCGTGATAGCCTGGTTCGCAGTTTGTatgtaccaccaccaccccaccccccccccccgccttcccctcccaacccagcTAACCTCAACCCAGGCggcttcctccacctcttttTCGAAGGTTACTTCGTCCTCAACCACAAAACCATACCCAGCTCCCAGTACCTCTTCGCGCAGCTCTGGAAAGAATACGGCCTGAGCGACTCCCGGTATCTAACCGCTGATCCATTCATGGTTTGGATCGAGACCCTCACCGTCGTACgttgccccccccccacctcttccttctcccatcatcctcaaccgATTGTGCAATAGTTAATCTGGGGCCCCCTATCCCTTCTCACAATCtacctcatcaccacaaaccaACACGCCCTCCGCCACATCACCCAGGTGGTGGTCTGCATCGGCCATTTGTACGGCGTTGCCCTCTACTATGGGACGTGTCACTACATCGAAAAGTACCGAGGCCTGCAGTACAGCAGGCCGGAGTGGGTTTACTACTGGGGGTACTATGCCGGCATGAACGCGCCTTGGGCGGTCGTGCCtgttttgttgctgtgggGGAGCGTAAAGGAGATCAAGCGGGCTTTCAGAGCTGTTCAGGAAGATGATATTGCCAAGAAGGGCCTGTAAAACGTATGGG includes:
- a CDS encoding hypothetical protein (EggNog:ENOG503P42Q; COG:I); translation: MSSTPYSPLDGISHPYYPPDATVPFYTANTTPLLTILLSFAGLISLFVLICLTLSRYANPKLQQSDLAVIAWFAVCGFLHLFFEGYFVLNHKTIPSSQYLFAQLWKEYGLSDSRYLTADPFMVWIETLTVLIWGPLSLLTIYLITTNQHALRHITQVVVCIGHLYGVALYYGTCHYIEKYRGLQYSRPEWVYYWGYYAGMNAPWAVVPVLLLWGSVKEIKRAFRAVQEDDIAKKGL